A single window of Desulfovibrio sp. G11 DNA harbors:
- a CDS encoding RnfABCDGE type electron transport complex subunit D, with the protein MSSASSGSVLLAMSVPSFWHCGRTIRKYSLFTILCCLPAAAMAIWNWGLPALRVMSLSVAACVVVEALCEKAMGRQIEVDDFTAVYAGLIFAFLLPADAPWWLVILGAIICITLGKMAFGGLGANPVSTPLVGWAVLAVSFPIFMDPNAMQLGTDFIDPLVRLKFFGAASADSIPLLDLLMGKQISGLGAGQVLGLFAGGSFLCATGTVRWQISLGFFVGVAALAAFFHMSDPVHNASAFFHLCTGSVMLGGFFMATEMGTTPLRPLPMFLYGLTGGLLVMVIRKYGVWIDGVPFAILLANMLTPYLDMLRPRPFGGSRP; encoded by the coding sequence ATGTCATCTGCTTCATCAGGCTCTGTTCTGCTTGCCATGAGCGTTCCGTCTTTCTGGCACTGCGGGCGCACCATTCGCAAGTACAGCCTTTTCACCATTCTTTGCTGTTTGCCGGCAGCAGCCATGGCTATCTGGAACTGGGGCCTGCCCGCCCTTCGGGTCATGTCTCTCAGCGTTGCTGCCTGTGTAGTTGTGGAAGCCCTGTGCGAAAAAGCCATGGGCCGGCAGATAGAGGTAGACGACTTTACCGCCGTATATGCGGGACTCATTTTTGCTTTTCTACTACCGGCAGATGCCCCCTGGTGGCTTGTCATCCTTGGGGCGATTATCTGCATCACGTTGGGCAAAATGGCTTTTGGCGGTCTTGGGGCCAACCCGGTAAGCACGCCGCTCGTGGGCTGGGCCGTTCTGGCAGTGTCCTTTCCCATTTTTATGGACCCTAACGCCATGCAGCTTGGTACGGACTTTATTGATCCCCTGGTGCGCCTGAAGTTCTTCGGCGCTGCCAGCGCCGACTCCATCCCCTTGCTGGACCTGCTCATGGGAAAACAGATCAGCGGTCTGGGGGCGGGCCAGGTGCTTGGCCTTTTTGCGGGCGGCTCTTTCCTCTGTGCCACAGGCACGGTGCGTTGGCAGATCAGCCTGGGCTTTTTCGTTGGTGTTGCTGCTCTGGCTGCATTTTTTCATATGTCAGACCCGGTCCACAATGCTTCTGCCTTTTTCCATCTGTGCACCGGATCGGTCATGCTTGGCGGTTTTTTTATGGCCACCGAAATGGGCACAACGCCCCTGCGCCCGCTGCCCATGTTTCTTTACGGCCTTACCGGGGGGCTGCTGGTCATGGTCATCCGCAAGTATGGCGTCTGGATTGACGGAGTTCCGTTTGCCATTCTTCTGGCAAACATGTTGACCCCTTATCTCGATATGCTACGCCCCAGACCTTTCGGAGGTAGCCGCCCATGA
- a CDS encoding electron transport complex protein RnfA, producing the protein MDIFAIFISAIFVNNIVLAQYLGNCPYVGCSKEKGVALGMGGAVVFVTIAATLCTWLMQKYVLDPYGLGYLQTIVFIVVIAALVQFVEMFLKKIVPPLYAALGIFLPLITTNCAVMGVAILVQREGYGLMESLVWALAYGLGFTLALLLMAAIRERLDTCRLPKAMAGTPLALVMAGLMSLAFMGFKGMG; encoded by the coding sequence ATGGATATTTTCGCCATCTTTATCTCGGCCATCTTCGTAAACAATATTGTGTTGGCCCAGTATCTCGGCAACTGCCCGTATGTGGGATGCTCTAAAGAAAAAGGCGTAGCCCTCGGCATGGGTGGCGCGGTAGTTTTTGTAACCATTGCCGCCACGCTTTGCACTTGGCTCATGCAGAAATATGTGCTCGACCCCTACGGGCTGGGGTATCTGCAAACCATCGTTTTTATCGTTGTCATCGCGGCATTGGTGCAGTTTGTTGAAATGTTTCTCAAAAAAATTGTGCCGCCGCTTTACGCCGCCCTGGGTATTTTTTTGCCGCTCATTACCACCAACTGCGCGGTTATGGGGGTTGCCATTCTGGTACAGCGTGAAGGCTATGGTTTGATGGAATCTCTGGTATGGGCGCTGGCCTACGGCCTGGGATTCACTCTGGCGCTGCTGCTGATGGCAGCCATCCGCGAAAGGCTGGACACCTGTCGTCTGCCCAAGGCCATGGCCGGTACGCCGCTGGCTCTTGTTATGGCTGGCCTTATGTCACTGGCTTTCATGGGCTTTAAAGGAATGGGATAA
- a CDS encoding metallophosphoesterase family protein → MDIVRYIHAADLHLDTPFRGLSREAAQGGHLAQLLHDATFKALERLFRLCETEKPDFLVLAGDIYNEEDHSVKAQLRLRDGCLRLNAAGVRVFIAHGNHDPLNSMLESIRWPDNVTIFGPEVERHIVEKNGVPLAVVHGISHSRAREGRNLARLFRRDATHNCFQIGVLHCTVEGENKADRYAPCSLDDLKNTGLDAWALGHVHERRTLSHEPFIAYCGNSQGLHINETGPRGCLLVTAHPSDVLPGAEEQEAVSYVCHADFVRLGPVQWAGLDLDLDGVEHLDHVESRLVQCLDQAAEATEPGCEALLARIRLQGRTNLDAALRETGNQEDILERMGHLASGTPGVWIKDLHVNTSPPVDSTQYLQREDLLGETLRLALRMSESHEALQAVGGPALSPLFCHTQLRKILAQPDDSQMQALLEEAQRLCIDLLEVR, encoded by the coding sequence ATGGACATTGTACGTTATATTCACGCGGCCGATCTGCACCTGGATACGCCCTTTCGTGGCCTTTCGCGGGAAGCAGCCCAAGGGGGGCATCTGGCGCAACTACTGCACGATGCCACTTTCAAGGCCCTGGAGCGCCTTTTTCGCTTGTGTGAAACAGAAAAACCCGACTTTCTTGTTTTGGCTGGCGATATCTATAACGAAGAAGATCATAGTGTTAAAGCGCAATTACGTCTGCGCGACGGCTGCCTGCGCCTCAATGCAGCCGGGGTTCGCGTCTTTATTGCCCACGGCAATCATGATCCCCTAAACTCCATGCTCGAGTCCATCCGCTGGCCCGATAACGTGACGATTTTCGGTCCGGAAGTTGAGCGGCACATCGTAGAAAAAAATGGAGTGCCTCTGGCCGTAGTGCACGGCATAAGCCACTCCAGAGCCCGCGAAGGCCGCAACCTTGCCCGCCTTTTCCGGCGCGATGCCACGCACAACTGCTTTCAGATTGGTGTACTACACTGCACAGTCGAGGGTGAAAACAAAGCCGACCGCTACGCGCCCTGCTCGCTTGACGACCTTAAAAATACCGGCCTGGATGCCTGGGCGCTTGGACATGTACATGAAAGGCGCACCCTGAGTCATGAACCGTTTATTGCCTACTGCGGTAATAGCCAGGGCCTGCATATCAATGAAACCGGTCCACGCGGCTGCCTGCTGGTCACGGCTCACCCATCCGACGTGTTGCCCGGCGCTGAAGAACAAGAGGCCGTTTCGTATGTCTGCCATGCAGATTTTGTGCGCCTTGGGCCGGTTCAATGGGCTGGTCTGGACCTTGACCTTGATGGCGTGGAGCATCTTGACCATGTGGAAAGCCGCCTTGTTCAATGCCTTGACCAGGCGGCGGAAGCGACCGAGCCAGGCTGCGAAGCCCTGCTTGCACGAATTCGGCTGCAGGGCCGCACCAACCTGGATGCCGCGCTGCGCGAAACAGGCAACCAGGAAGACATCCTGGAGCGCATGGGACATCTCGCTTCCGGCACACCGGGCGTCTGGATCAAAGACCTGCATGTGAACACAAGTCCCCCTGTGGACAGCACCCAATACCTGCAGCGTGAAGATCTGCTTGGCGAAACCCTGCGCCTGGCCCTTCGCATGAGCGAAAGCCATGAAGCCCTGCAGGCGGTGGGCGGACCAGCCCTGTCGCCGCTGTTCTGTCATACCCAGCTGCGGAAAATACTGGCTCAGCCGGATGATAGCCAGATGCAGGCCCTGCTGGAAGAAGCTCAACGACTTTGCATAGACCTTCTGGAGGTCCGCTGA
- the rnfB gene encoding RnfABCDGE type electron transport complex subunit B codes for MVFVSILTLFALGLVASIILAVASRVFYVKEDPRVEAIMEALPGANCGGCGFAGCEGYAVAVLNDPNIAANKCCAGGPEVSIAVGELTGKTVAEAEPLYALRRCDKQAGQVGARYEYQGLPSCAAASLMRGGTDCCAFSCIGYGDCVQACPFNAMRIVNGLVEVDQDKCTGCGTCVNVCPRGVLEMTPLRARVAVYCNTREKLRAVSDVCKVGCIKCLKCVKACPAKAVSMVDDRIEIDHLLCLSYGPACQEACVSSCPRHIFRYTRPIQAVGCDESGCSEPAHTPLSAPVPDQNVSQAQPGA; via the coding sequence ATGGTCTTTGTATCGATTTTGACCCTTTTTGCCCTGGGCCTTGTGGCATCCATCATCCTGGCCGTGGCCTCGCGGGTTTTTTATGTCAAGGAAGACCCGCGGGTTGAAGCCATAATGGAAGCCCTGCCGGGAGCAAACTGCGGTGGATGCGGTTTTGCCGGGTGTGAAGGATACGCCGTTGCAGTGCTCAACGATCCGAACATTGCGGCAAACAAATGCTGTGCGGGGGGGCCGGAAGTAAGCATCGCCGTGGGCGAACTCACCGGCAAAACCGTGGCCGAAGCCGAACCGTTGTACGCCCTGCGCCGCTGTGACAAGCAGGCTGGCCAAGTTGGCGCGCGCTATGAATATCAGGGGCTGCCCTCGTGCGCTGCGGCTTCGCTCATGCGGGGCGGCACTGACTGTTGTGCCTTTTCCTGTATAGGGTACGGCGACTGTGTGCAGGCCTGCCCGTTCAATGCCATGCGTATTGTCAACGGACTTGTGGAAGTTGACCAGGATAAATGTACTGGTTGTGGTACTTGTGTAAACGTGTGCCCGCGCGGGGTTCTGGAAATGACGCCTCTACGGGCCAGAGTTGCTGTTTACTGCAATACTCGTGAAAAACTGCGGGCAGTTTCTGATGTATGCAAAGTAGGCTGCATCAAGTGCCTAAAATGCGTGAAAGCCTGCCCGGCCAAGGCGGTAAGCATGGTCGATGACCGCATAGAAATAGACCACCTGCTTTGTCTTTCCTATGGCCCGGCCTGCCAAGAAGCGTGCGTATCCTCCTGCCCCAGGCACATCTTTAGATATACCAGGCCGATTCAGGCTGTGGGGTGTGACGAGTCAGGCTGCAGTGAGCCGGCGCACACCCCCCTTTCGGCTCCTGTACCTGATCAGAACGTCTCCCAGGCGCAGCCTGGGGCCTGA
- a CDS encoding IS4 family transposase → MPHKEILDLSHHTTLFSQLLSLIPGHVFEKLERKHKTGRSSRQFGFKEQFTVMAFIQLAARRSLRDGLRALEAAKRRLYHLGLKSVARSTVADANNSRPVEFFKDLFAEMYGLCHLRAPRHKFRFKCKLYSMDATTISLCLSIFPWASFRRNKAGVKVNTVLDHDGYIPAFLDINNAKTHESRMAKSLSLPKGSIVTFDKGYICYSWFRMLTAKGIFFVTRLKSNAAYKLVDRRAVDRKTGVTSDHIIDVSSRGKTTRLRRIGYRDAKTGKRYEFLTNHFRLSAKTIADRRIQLASATPSRLNEKARWYSTLASPSNQRLRGVWAMHTLPGKNGTTSARQ, encoded by the coding sequence TTGCCACACAAGGAGATTTTGGACTTGAGCCATCATACTACACTCTTCTCTCAACTGCTATCCCTGATACCGGGACATGTTTTTGAAAAACTCGAACGCAAGCACAAAACTGGCCGCTCTTCACGCCAATTTGGATTCAAGGAGCAATTCACCGTCATGGCCTTTATCCAACTCGCTGCAAGGCGCTCTTTACGCGATGGGCTTCGCGCCTTGGAGGCGGCCAAGAGACGGCTGTATCACCTCGGCTTGAAATCAGTAGCGCGTTCCACGGTTGCCGATGCCAACAATTCAAGGCCTGTGGAATTTTTCAAAGACCTGTTCGCTGAAATGTATGGCCTGTGCCATCTTCGTGCGCCTCGTCACAAATTCCGCTTCAAGTGCAAGCTGTACAGCATGGACGCCACCACCATCAGCCTATGCCTGTCCATCTTTCCCTGGGCGTCGTTCCGGCGGAACAAGGCTGGCGTGAAAGTAAATACCGTGCTTGACCACGATGGCTACATTCCCGCTTTTCTCGATATCAACAATGCCAAAACCCACGAAAGCCGCATGGCCAAAAGTCTTTCATTGCCAAAGGGTTCCATCGTCACCTTCGATAAAGGCTATATCTGCTATTCCTGGTTTCGCATGTTGACCGCGAAGGGCATTTTCTTCGTAACCCGACTGAAGAGCAATGCTGCCTATAAGCTCGTTGATCGCCGCGCCGTAGACCGGAAAACCGGGGTCACGTCCGATCACATCATTGACGTGAGCAGCCGGGGAAAAACCACTCGTCTACGCAGAATCGGCTATCGCGATGCGAAAACCGGCAAACGGTACGAATTTTTGACCAACCATTTCCGCCTGTCCGCCAAGACAATTGCTGATAGGCGGATTCAACTTGCAAGTGCAACACCCTCAAGGTTGAATGAAAAGGCAAGGTGGTATAGCACTTTAGCCTCTCCATCCAACCAAAGATTGAGGGGCGTATGGGCTATGCACACCTTGCCAGGGAAGAACGGTACTACATCTGCCAGGCAGTGA
- the rnfG gene encoding RnfABCDGE type electron transport complex subunit G — translation MMAIVRMVVVLSVLCGLSGFALSYLKMITATAIEEQELTYVQGPALKRVFAQAENSPIADRRGFTLSNGEKVTVFPVMKAGKLVGVALENFGKGYGGPIGVMVGFNTADDTLAGVGMTTMKETPGLGMRVADPGFTTQFMSAATPVNLKNQGGKIDAVSGATISSAGSVEAVNKAAQTYMGLKPEIFKAWAK, via the coding sequence ATGATGGCCATAGTACGCATGGTGGTAGTGCTGTCGGTTCTTTGCGGGCTTTCCGGTTTTGCCCTTTCGTATCTTAAAATGATCACCGCTACAGCCATTGAAGAACAGGAACTGACTTACGTGCAAGGGCCTGCGCTCAAGAGGGTTTTTGCCCAGGCAGAAAATTCGCCCATTGCCGACAGGCGCGGCTTTACCCTTTCCAACGGTGAAAAGGTCACAGTCTTTCCGGTTATGAAGGCAGGCAAGCTTGTGGGGGTTGCTCTGGAAAATTTTGGTAAAGGGTATGGCGGCCCCATTGGTGTCATGGTCGGCTTCAATACCGCGGACGACACTCTGGCTGGTGTTGGCATGACCACCATGAAGGAAACTCCCGGGCTGGGCATGCGCGTGGCTGATCCGGGCTTTACTACCCAGTTCATGAGTGCCGCCACCCCGGTGAACCTCAAGAATCAGGGCGGAAAAATCGATGCTGTTTCAGGCGCTACCATCTCCTCTGCCGGATCTGTGGAGGCTGTGAATAAAGCCGCTCAAACGTATATGGGCCTGAAACCTGAAATTTTCAAAGCCTGGGCCAAGTAA
- a CDS encoding IS30 family transposase: protein MGYAHLAREERYYICQAVKSGTSLRAIAKAIGRSVSTVSRELARNTGARGYRYRQAHKRSQKRQTSKGKKRIGLEVWTYVEQCLHQDFSPEQISGVLKRKGFALSHEWIYQYILADKKRGGTLHSHLRCQRKRKRRYGKPDRRGQIKGRISIDIRPSIVAERSRLGDWEADTVEGSKGGPVLVTLAERKSRLFLFGKAPNKSASEVRRVIEGLLTPIKDFVQTITYDNGKEFSYHADVSATLEAQGFFAHPYHSWERGLNENSNGLLRQYFPKGVSLASVTQDEIIAAMCRLNWRPRKCLGFKTPYEVFLEDANTQGLGVAL from the coding sequence ATGGGCTATGCACACCTTGCCAGGGAAGAACGGTACTACATCTGCCAGGCAGTGAAAAGTGGAACGTCACTGAGGGCCATAGCCAAAGCGATAGGCCGTAGCGTCTCAACTGTAAGCCGCGAACTTGCGCGAAATACCGGGGCGCGTGGCTACCGCTACAGGCAGGCACACAAGCGCAGTCAGAAAAGGCAGACCAGTAAAGGGAAGAAGCGCATTGGCCTTGAGGTATGGACGTATGTTGAACAGTGTCTGCACCAGGACTTCAGTCCGGAGCAAATCTCTGGAGTTCTCAAACGCAAAGGTTTTGCCCTCAGTCATGAATGGATTTACCAGTACATTCTGGCGGACAAAAAACGAGGAGGAACGCTGCACAGCCATTTGCGCTGCCAGCGCAAACGCAAACGACGATATGGCAAACCCGACAGACGAGGTCAAATCAAGGGGCGTATCAGCATAGACATACGCCCGTCCATTGTTGCCGAGCGCTCACGCCTTGGTGATTGGGAGGCTGATACCGTTGAAGGCAGTAAAGGAGGCCCCGTTTTGGTGACACTTGCAGAGCGTAAAAGTCGTCTTTTCCTGTTTGGCAAGGCTCCCAACAAAAGCGCCAGCGAAGTAAGGCGGGTCATTGAAGGACTCTTGACACCCATTAAGGACTTTGTTCAGACTATTACCTATGATAACGGCAAGGAGTTCAGCTACCATGCCGATGTGTCAGCTACACTCGAGGCTCAGGGATTTTTTGCGCACCCCTACCATTCGTGGGAGCGTGGCTTGAACGAGAACTCCAATGGCCTTCTACGCCAATACTTCCCCAAGGGGGTAAGCTTGGCATCGGTCACGCAAGATGAGATCATAGCGGCAATGTGCCGCTTGAACTGGCGGCCTAGAAAATGCCTTGGGTTTAAGACACCCTATGAAGTTTTTTTAGAAGACGCCAATACCCAAGGACTGGGTGTTGCACTTTGA
- the rsxE gene encoding electron transport complex subunit RsxE: MSILQEFTKGLWKELPPFRLVLGLCPTLAVTNSADNGLGMGVAVIFVLVLSNMLISMVRSIIPKTVRIACFIVIAASLVVAVELLMQAYAYPLYQRLGIFVPLIVVNCIILGRAEAFAAKNGVAASIADGLGMGLGFTLSLTFLGSLREIFGNGTWFGQSVMWEGFEPMRIMIQAPGAFICLGLILAAMNMYNYWKAGRGKAVPAPQGGCGSCGCCSLERREEAR; encoded by the coding sequence ATGAGCATACTACAAGAATTTACCAAAGGGCTTTGGAAAGAACTGCCGCCATTCCGTCTGGTGCTGGGGCTTTGCCCCACCTTGGCCGTAACCAACTCTGCCGACAATGGTCTTGGCATGGGAGTGGCCGTCATTTTTGTGCTTGTACTTTCCAACATGCTCATTTCAATGGTACGCAGCATTATCCCCAAAACAGTACGTATCGCCTGTTTTATTGTCATTGCGGCTTCACTGGTGGTCGCGGTGGAACTGCTCATGCAAGCATATGCCTACCCTCTGTACCAGAGACTGGGCATCTTTGTGCCGCTTATCGTGGTCAACTGCATAATTCTCGGCCGGGCCGAAGCCTTTGCAGCCAAAAATGGCGTGGCAGCTTCCATTGCTGATGGGCTAGGCATGGGGCTAGGCTTCACCCTGTCGCTGACCTTTCTTGGCTCGTTGCGCGAAATTTTTGGCAACGGAACATGGTTTGGACAGAGCGTCATGTGGGAAGGCTTTGAGCCCATGCGCATCATGATTCAAGCGCCGGGGGCCTTTATTTGTCTCGGCCTCATACTGGCGGCCATGAACATGTACAACTACTGGAAAGCCGGCAGAGGCAAGGCCGTGCCCGCCCCGCAGGGCGGTTGCGGTTCCTGCGGGTGCTGCTCGCTGGAACGGCGTGAAGAAGCCCGGTAA
- a CDS encoding FAD:protein FMN transferase, giving the protein MSSFLSRRHFLRFALVSAGMLGAAPLLSLAPSAALARTSGSEETYTRTALFMGTMVTVTVAGTTAEQAGEAVSTALALGRDMAGTLTRFNTSAPLGQLNASTALNDAPPALVHLMQRSQQMHALTGGAFDPTVLPLLHLLESHRDHKAQKHLQLDQAEVRDALEMVGMERVHADGYALRLERQGMGITLDGIAKGHIADLMSRSLSSAGYPNHCVNAGGDIAVSGSKLKGQPWRIAIADPYGKNAYPQVVEAYSGAVATSGIYEIFYNADASRNHLVNPVTGASAGLASVTVTAPDCLTADALATAMAIMPPREALHLADSLSGCACCLLRHDGLTQCSRNWRGRSA; this is encoded by the coding sequence ATGTCCAGCTTTTTGAGCCGCCGTCATTTTCTTCGCTTCGCGCTTGTGAGCGCGGGCATGCTTGGGGCCGCCCCGCTGCTGAGTCTTGCGCCCTCCGCCGCGTTGGCGCGGACGTCCGGCAGTGAAGAAACCTACACCAGAACTGCCCTGTTTATGGGAACCATGGTCACAGTTACCGTGGCAGGAACTACTGCGGAACAGGCTGGGGAGGCTGTGAGCACCGCCTTGGCCCTTGGCCGCGACATGGCCGGCACGCTGACCCGGTTCAATACCAGTGCCCCTTTGGGGCAGCTTAATGCAAGTACCGCCTTGAACGATGCCCCTCCCGCACTTGTGCACCTGATGCAGCGTTCACAGCAGATGCATGCTCTCACAGGCGGCGCTTTTGACCCGACCGTTCTCCCCCTTTTGCATCTTCTTGAAAGCCACCGTGACCATAAAGCGCAAAAACACCTTCAGCTTGATCAAGCGGAGGTGCGCGATGCCCTTGAAATGGTGGGAATGGAGCGGGTGCATGCAGACGGATATGCCTTGCGCCTTGAGCGGCAGGGCATGGGCATCACCCTGGACGGTATTGCTAAGGGACATATTGCAGACCTCATGTCGCGCAGTCTCAGCTCTGCGGGATACCCCAATCATTGCGTCAACGCCGGCGGAGATATTGCGGTCAGCGGAAGCAAGCTCAAGGGACAACCCTGGCGCATAGCTATTGCAGATCCCTACGGCAAAAATGCCTATCCACAAGTGGTGGAAGCATACAGCGGGGCCGTAGCCACTTCGGGCATATATGAGATTTTTTACAATGCCGATGCCAGCCGTAACCATCTGGTTAATCCTGTAACGGGAGCCAGCGCTGGTTTGGCCAGCGTGACGGTTACCGCTCCCGACTGCCTCACGGCCGATGCGCTTGCCACAGCCATGGCTATCATGCCCCCGAGAGAAGCTCTTCATTTGGCCGACAGCCTGTCGGGCTGCGCCTGCTGTCTGTTGCGCCATGACGGACTGACACAGTGTTCCCGCAATTGGCGGGGGCGTAGCGCATAA